In Parus major isolate Abel chromosome 1, Parus_major1.1, whole genome shotgun sequence, the following proteins share a genomic window:
- the LCMT2 gene encoding tRNA wybutosine-synthesizing protein 4 isoform X2: MMGRGRPGAVQGTGGSSAVSKCSAAARGYIQDRFLRLLAGRRRRRAPLIHRGYYIRARAVDHCVHDFLLKTQSLPRTQILSLGAGFDSLYFRLKDIGLLHHTVVYEVDFPNVARQKAALIKGMKELSALVGDTGGEGLGAITFSAVDYKLLGVDLSELSELERTLEEAGLNKEIPTLFIAEVVLTYMENTRSDALIQWAAEHFPQACFLVYEQVHPEDPFGHVMQQHFSQLNTALHSLAQYPDCESQQRRFLEKGWTECSVMDMNEFFSRCIPEDEQQRVQTLEPFDEYEEWHLKCSHYFVLAASKGMEPSWTPLLPSVTAPRHAGPVGVAGSVPAAVCARLSGVPGLRRYGHHSVLLKPNVILTTGGFGEEDGQHCRMRNFHLLSKRAGYWEAVCVTQNIPDKRWGERLYHTVSCLSDTLALVVGGRTSPSSAGLGMLWLKFPKTCNAGPDDVGVELVSLQPAAEAAALRWRHSTTEMTFKGEQYLFVYGGRSALEPVLGDWFFLHTPELSYTVIAVEGPVPESRHSHSACSWEGGVLIAGGLGAAEQPLASVFLLRQLEHGLQWQTIETHPPLVPRYSHTAHVHEGKLLLVGGVWFHASSVPGVTVIDLMTGLCLNYVIDVVSTEIVLSSQAVACEEPWQLYGEVRSQHRELISIKGGRDGMCRRLEHGAALFQTRGNRTEMGASIVT, from the exons ATGATGGGCCGTGGGCGTCCCGGCGCC GTCCAGGGCACCGGCGGCAGCAGCGCCGTCAGCAAGTGCTCGGCGGCAGCGCGGGGCTATATCCAGGACCGGTTCCTGCGGCTGCtggcggggcggcggcggcggcgagcGCCGCTTATCCACCG GGGTTATTACATCCGTGCCCGTGCTGTAGATCACTGTGTTCATGACTTCCTGCTGAAGACACAAAGCTTACCCAGGACACAG ATCCTATCTTTAGGTGCTGGCTTTGATTCCTTATACTTCCGTTTGAAGGACATAGGTCTTCTGCATCACACTGTGGTATATGAGGTAGATTTCCCAAATGTGGCACGCCAAAAAGCTGCTCTGATCAAAGGAATGAAAGAGTTGTCAGCACTGGTGGGAGACACTGGAGGGGAAGGATTAG GAGCCATTACCTTTTCCGCAGTGGATTATAAATTACTGGGAGTGGATTTATCAGAGCTGTCTGAGCTGGAGAGAACCCTGGAGGAAGCAGGACTGAACAAGGAAATCCCCACCCTCTTCATCGCAGAGGTGGTGCTCACCTACATGGAGAACACCAG GTCAGATGCCTTGATTCAGTGGGCAGCAGAGCATTTCCCTCAGGCATGCTTCCTGGTGTATGAGCAGGTACACCCAGAGGACCCCTTTGGACATGTcatgcagcagcatttcagccagctgaacacagcactgcactCACTGGCACAGTACCCTGACTGTGAGTCACAGCAGAGGCGCTTTCTGGAGAAG GGCTGGACTGAGTGCAGTGTCATGGATATGAATGAGTTTTTCTCCCGTTGTATTCCAGAAGATGAGCAGCAAAGAGTGCAGACTCTGGAGCCTTTTGATGAGTATGAG GAATGGCATCTGAAATGTTCTCATTACTTTGTGTTGGCTGCATCAAAGGGGATGGAACCTTCCTGGACTCCTTTGTTACCCAGTGTGACAG CTCCTCGTCATGCTGGTCCTGTAGGGGTGGCAGGGAGTGTCCCTGCAGCAGTATGTGCAAGGCTCTCAGGAGTTCCTGGCCTGAGGCGTTATGGTCACCACTCTGTTCTTCTAAAACCCAACGTGATTCTGACCACGGGAGGCTTTGGGGAGGAGGATGGACAACACTGCCGCATGAGAAATTTCCATCTGCTGAGTAAGCGTGCAGGCTACTGGGAAGCTGTCTGTGTGACACAGAATATTCCTGATAAAAGATGGG GTGAGAGGTTGTACCATACTGTGTCTTGTCTCTCAGACACTCTTGCCCTTGTGGTAGGAGGACGAACATCCCCATCGAGCGCAGGCTTGGGAATGTTGTGGCTGAAATTCCCCAAAACCTGTAATGCTGGCCCAGATGATGTTGGAGTGGAGCTTGTAAGtctgcagcctgctgctgaagcagcagctttgcgTTGGAGACACAGCACAACTGAAATGACATTCAAAG GTGAGCAGTACCTGTTTGTGTATGGTGGCcgctctgctctggagcctgTGCTTGGGGATTGGTTTTTCCTGCACACTCCAGAGCTCTCCTACACTGTG ATTGCTGTTGAGGGCCCAGTCCCAGAAAGCCGCCACTCTCACAgtgcctgcagctgggaaggaggtgTGCTGATTGCAGGAggtctgggagcagctgagcagcccttggcttcagttttccttttgagGCAGCTTGAACATGGCTTACAGTGGCAGACAATAGAGACACACCCTCCTCTTGTCCCAAG GTATTCACATACTGCACATGTGCATGAAGGAAAGCTTCTCCTCGTTGGTGGAGTGTGGTTTCATGCTTCCTCTGTGCCAGGTGTCACTGTCATTGATTTAATGACTGGTCTCTGCTTGAACTATGTGATTGATGTGGTAAGTACTGAAATTGTTCTTTCAAGTCAAGCAGTGGCCTGTGAAGAACCATGGCAGCTTTATGGAGAGGTCAGATCCCAGCACAGAGAACTTATCAGTATTAAGGGAGGGAGAGATGGAATGTGCAGAAGACTGGAAcatggagctgctctgtttcAGACAAGGGGCAACAGAACTGAAATGGGCGCAAGTATAGTCACTTGA
- the LCMT2 gene encoding tRNA wybutosine-synthesizing protein 4 isoform X1: MRSMLVGSDSAVSLSQQVQGTGGSSAVSKCSAAARGYIQDRFLRLLAGRRRRRAPLIHRGYYIRARAVDHCVHDFLLKTQSLPRTQILSLGAGFDSLYFRLKDIGLLHHTVVYEVDFPNVARQKAALIKGMKELSALVGDTGGEGLGAITFSAVDYKLLGVDLSELSELERTLEEAGLNKEIPTLFIAEVVLTYMENTRSDALIQWAAEHFPQACFLVYEQVHPEDPFGHVMQQHFSQLNTALHSLAQYPDCESQQRRFLEKGWTECSVMDMNEFFSRCIPEDEQQRVQTLEPFDEYEEWHLKCSHYFVLAASKGMEPSWTPLLPSVTAPRHAGPVGVAGSVPAAVCARLSGVPGLRRYGHHSVLLKPNVILTTGGFGEEDGQHCRMRNFHLLSKRAGYWEAVCVTQNIPDKRWGERLYHTVSCLSDTLALVVGGRTSPSSAGLGMLWLKFPKTCNAGPDDVGVELVSLQPAAEAAALRWRHSTTEMTFKGEQYLFVYGGRSALEPVLGDWFFLHTPELSYTVIAVEGPVPESRHSHSACSWEGGVLIAGGLGAAEQPLASVFLLRQLEHGLQWQTIETHPPLVPRYSHTAHVHEGKLLLVGGVWFHASSVPGVTVIDLMTGLCLNYVIDVVSTEIVLSSQAVACEEPWQLYGEVRSQHRELISIKGGRDGMCRRLEHGAALFQTRGNRTEMGASIVT; this comes from the exons ATGCGATCGATGTTGGTCGGAAGCGACAGCGCCGTGTCATTGTCCCAGCAGGTCCAGGGCACCGGCGGCAGCAGCGCCGTCAGCAAGTGCTCGGCGGCAGCGCGGGGCTATATCCAGGACCGGTTCCTGCGGCTGCtggcggggcggcggcggcggcgagcGCCGCTTATCCACCG GGGTTATTACATCCGTGCCCGTGCTGTAGATCACTGTGTTCATGACTTCCTGCTGAAGACACAAAGCTTACCCAGGACACAG ATCCTATCTTTAGGTGCTGGCTTTGATTCCTTATACTTCCGTTTGAAGGACATAGGTCTTCTGCATCACACTGTGGTATATGAGGTAGATTTCCCAAATGTGGCACGCCAAAAAGCTGCTCTGATCAAAGGAATGAAAGAGTTGTCAGCACTGGTGGGAGACACTGGAGGGGAAGGATTAG GAGCCATTACCTTTTCCGCAGTGGATTATAAATTACTGGGAGTGGATTTATCAGAGCTGTCTGAGCTGGAGAGAACCCTGGAGGAAGCAGGACTGAACAAGGAAATCCCCACCCTCTTCATCGCAGAGGTGGTGCTCACCTACATGGAGAACACCAG GTCAGATGCCTTGATTCAGTGGGCAGCAGAGCATTTCCCTCAGGCATGCTTCCTGGTGTATGAGCAGGTACACCCAGAGGACCCCTTTGGACATGTcatgcagcagcatttcagccagctgaacacagcactgcactCACTGGCACAGTACCCTGACTGTGAGTCACAGCAGAGGCGCTTTCTGGAGAAG GGCTGGACTGAGTGCAGTGTCATGGATATGAATGAGTTTTTCTCCCGTTGTATTCCAGAAGATGAGCAGCAAAGAGTGCAGACTCTGGAGCCTTTTGATGAGTATGAG GAATGGCATCTGAAATGTTCTCATTACTTTGTGTTGGCTGCATCAAAGGGGATGGAACCTTCCTGGACTCCTTTGTTACCCAGTGTGACAG CTCCTCGTCATGCTGGTCCTGTAGGGGTGGCAGGGAGTGTCCCTGCAGCAGTATGTGCAAGGCTCTCAGGAGTTCCTGGCCTGAGGCGTTATGGTCACCACTCTGTTCTTCTAAAACCCAACGTGATTCTGACCACGGGAGGCTTTGGGGAGGAGGATGGACAACACTGCCGCATGAGAAATTTCCATCTGCTGAGTAAGCGTGCAGGCTACTGGGAAGCTGTCTGTGTGACACAGAATATTCCTGATAAAAGATGGG GTGAGAGGTTGTACCATACTGTGTCTTGTCTCTCAGACACTCTTGCCCTTGTGGTAGGAGGACGAACATCCCCATCGAGCGCAGGCTTGGGAATGTTGTGGCTGAAATTCCCCAAAACCTGTAATGCTGGCCCAGATGATGTTGGAGTGGAGCTTGTAAGtctgcagcctgctgctgaagcagcagctttgcgTTGGAGACACAGCACAACTGAAATGACATTCAAAG GTGAGCAGTACCTGTTTGTGTATGGTGGCcgctctgctctggagcctgTGCTTGGGGATTGGTTTTTCCTGCACACTCCAGAGCTCTCCTACACTGTG ATTGCTGTTGAGGGCCCAGTCCCAGAAAGCCGCCACTCTCACAgtgcctgcagctgggaaggaggtgTGCTGATTGCAGGAggtctgggagcagctgagcagcccttggcttcagttttccttttgagGCAGCTTGAACATGGCTTACAGTGGCAGACAATAGAGACACACCCTCCTCTTGTCCCAAG GTATTCACATACTGCACATGTGCATGAAGGAAAGCTTCTCCTCGTTGGTGGAGTGTGGTTTCATGCTTCCTCTGTGCCAGGTGTCACTGTCATTGATTTAATGACTGGTCTCTGCTTGAACTATGTGATTGATGTGGTAAGTACTGAAATTGTTCTTTCAAGTCAAGCAGTGGCCTGTGAAGAACCATGGCAGCTTTATGGAGAGGTCAGATCCCAGCACAGAGAACTTATCAGTATTAAGGGAGGGAGAGATGGAATGTGCAGAAGACTGGAAcatggagctgctctgtttcAGACAAGGGGCAACAGAACTGAAATGGGCGCAAGTATAGTCACTTGA
- the LCMT2 gene encoding tRNA wybutosine-synthesizing protein 4 isoform X3 produces the protein MRSMLVGSDSAVSLSQQVQGTGGSSAVSKCSAAARGYIQDRFLRLLAGRRRRRAPLIHRGYYIRARAVDHCVHDFLLKTQSLPRTQILSLGAGFDSLYFRLKDIGLLHHTVVYEVDFPNVARQKAALIKGMKELSALVGDTGGEGLGAITFSAVDYKLLGVDLSELSELERTLEEAGLNKEIPTLFIAEVVLTYMENTRSDALIQWAAEHFPQACFLVYEQVHPEDPFGHVMQQHFSQLNTALHSLAQYPDCESQQRRFLEKGWTECSVMDMNEFFSRCIPEDEQQRVQTLEPFDEYEEWHLKCSHYFVLAASKGMEPSWTPLLPSVTAPRHAGPVGVAGSVPAAVCARLSGVPGLRRYGHHSVLLKPNVILTTGGFGEEDGQHCRMRNFHLLSKRAGYWEAVCVTQNIPDKRWGERLYHTVSCLSDTLALVVGGRTSPSSAGLGMLWLKFPKTCNAGPDDVGVELVSLQPAAEAAALRWRHSTTEMTFKGEQYLFVYGGRSALEPVLGDWFFLHTPELSYTVIAVEGPVPESRHSHSACSWEGGVLIAGGLGAAEQPLASVFLLRQLEHGLQWQTIETHPPLVPRYSHTAHVHEGKLLLVGGVWFHASSVPGVTVIDLMTGLCLNYVIDVGHLEWPLMLHNHSSVFLPDEKELLVIGGGGNCFSFGTHLNPEPVSLSLSSILISH, from the exons ATGCGATCGATGTTGGTCGGAAGCGACAGCGCCGTGTCATTGTCCCAGCAGGTCCAGGGCACCGGCGGCAGCAGCGCCGTCAGCAAGTGCTCGGCGGCAGCGCGGGGCTATATCCAGGACCGGTTCCTGCGGCTGCtggcggggcggcggcggcggcgagcGCCGCTTATCCACCG GGGTTATTACATCCGTGCCCGTGCTGTAGATCACTGTGTTCATGACTTCCTGCTGAAGACACAAAGCTTACCCAGGACACAG ATCCTATCTTTAGGTGCTGGCTTTGATTCCTTATACTTCCGTTTGAAGGACATAGGTCTTCTGCATCACACTGTGGTATATGAGGTAGATTTCCCAAATGTGGCACGCCAAAAAGCTGCTCTGATCAAAGGAATGAAAGAGTTGTCAGCACTGGTGGGAGACACTGGAGGGGAAGGATTAG GAGCCATTACCTTTTCCGCAGTGGATTATAAATTACTGGGAGTGGATTTATCAGAGCTGTCTGAGCTGGAGAGAACCCTGGAGGAAGCAGGACTGAACAAGGAAATCCCCACCCTCTTCATCGCAGAGGTGGTGCTCACCTACATGGAGAACACCAG GTCAGATGCCTTGATTCAGTGGGCAGCAGAGCATTTCCCTCAGGCATGCTTCCTGGTGTATGAGCAGGTACACCCAGAGGACCCCTTTGGACATGTcatgcagcagcatttcagccagctgaacacagcactgcactCACTGGCACAGTACCCTGACTGTGAGTCACAGCAGAGGCGCTTTCTGGAGAAG GGCTGGACTGAGTGCAGTGTCATGGATATGAATGAGTTTTTCTCCCGTTGTATTCCAGAAGATGAGCAGCAAAGAGTGCAGACTCTGGAGCCTTTTGATGAGTATGAG GAATGGCATCTGAAATGTTCTCATTACTTTGTGTTGGCTGCATCAAAGGGGATGGAACCTTCCTGGACTCCTTTGTTACCCAGTGTGACAG CTCCTCGTCATGCTGGTCCTGTAGGGGTGGCAGGGAGTGTCCCTGCAGCAGTATGTGCAAGGCTCTCAGGAGTTCCTGGCCTGAGGCGTTATGGTCACCACTCTGTTCTTCTAAAACCCAACGTGATTCTGACCACGGGAGGCTTTGGGGAGGAGGATGGACAACACTGCCGCATGAGAAATTTCCATCTGCTGAGTAAGCGTGCAGGCTACTGGGAAGCTGTCTGTGTGACACAGAATATTCCTGATAAAAGATGGG GTGAGAGGTTGTACCATACTGTGTCTTGTCTCTCAGACACTCTTGCCCTTGTGGTAGGAGGACGAACATCCCCATCGAGCGCAGGCTTGGGAATGTTGTGGCTGAAATTCCCCAAAACCTGTAATGCTGGCCCAGATGATGTTGGAGTGGAGCTTGTAAGtctgcagcctgctgctgaagcagcagctttgcgTTGGAGACACAGCACAACTGAAATGACATTCAAAG GTGAGCAGTACCTGTTTGTGTATGGTGGCcgctctgctctggagcctgTGCTTGGGGATTGGTTTTTCCTGCACACTCCAGAGCTCTCCTACACTGTG ATTGCTGTTGAGGGCCCAGTCCCAGAAAGCCGCCACTCTCACAgtgcctgcagctgggaaggaggtgTGCTGATTGCAGGAggtctgggagcagctgagcagcccttggcttcagttttccttttgagGCAGCTTGAACATGGCTTACAGTGGCAGACAATAGAGACACACCCTCCTCTTGTCCCAAG GTATTCACATACTGCACATGTGCATGAAGGAAAGCTTCTCCTCGTTGGTGGAGTGTGGTTTCATGCTTCCTCTGTGCCAGGTGTCACTGTCATTGATTTAATGACTGGTCTCTGCTTGAACTATGTGATTGATGTG GGGCACTTGGAGTGGCCATTAATGCTACATAATCATAGCAGTGTCTTTCTGCCAGATGAGAAGGAGCTGTTGGTCATTGGTGGTGGTGGAAACTGCTTCTCCTTTGGGACACACTTGAACCCAGAACCTGTCTCGCTAAGCCTCAGCAGCATCCTCATCAGTCACTGA
- the LCMT2 gene encoding tRNA wybutosine-synthesizing protein 4 isoform X4, with the protein MGLEAVWSSGRGYYIRARAVDHCVHDFLLKTQSLPRTQILSLGAGFDSLYFRLKDIGLLHHTVVYEVDFPNVARQKAALIKGMKELSALVGDTGGEGLGAITFSAVDYKLLGVDLSELSELERTLEEAGLNKEIPTLFIAEVVLTYMENTRSDALIQWAAEHFPQACFLVYEQVHPEDPFGHVMQQHFSQLNTALHSLAQYPDCESQQRRFLEKGWTECSVMDMNEFFSRCIPEDEQQRVQTLEPFDEYEEWHLKCSHYFVLAASKGMEPSWTPLLPSVTAPRHAGPVGVAGSVPAAVCARLSGVPGLRRYGHHSVLLKPNVILTTGGFGEEDGQHCRMRNFHLLSKRAGYWEAVCVTQNIPDKRWGERLYHTVSCLSDTLALVVGGRTSPSSAGLGMLWLKFPKTCNAGPDDVGVELVSLQPAAEAAALRWRHSTTEMTFKGEQYLFVYGGRSALEPVLGDWFFLHTPELSYTVIAVEGPVPESRHSHSACSWEGGVLIAGGLGAAEQPLASVFLLRQLEHGLQWQTIETHPPLVPRYSHTAHVHEGKLLLVGGVWFHASSVPGVTVIDLMTGLCLNYVIDVVSTEIVLSSQAVACEEPWQLYGEVRSQHRELISIKGGRDGMCRRLEHGAALFQTRGNRTEMGASIVT; encoded by the exons ATGGGACTCGAAGCagtctggtctagtggaag GGGTTATTACATCCGTGCCCGTGCTGTAGATCACTGTGTTCATGACTTCCTGCTGAAGACACAAAGCTTACCCAGGACACAG ATCCTATCTTTAGGTGCTGGCTTTGATTCCTTATACTTCCGTTTGAAGGACATAGGTCTTCTGCATCACACTGTGGTATATGAGGTAGATTTCCCAAATGTGGCACGCCAAAAAGCTGCTCTGATCAAAGGAATGAAAGAGTTGTCAGCACTGGTGGGAGACACTGGAGGGGAAGGATTAG GAGCCATTACCTTTTCCGCAGTGGATTATAAATTACTGGGAGTGGATTTATCAGAGCTGTCTGAGCTGGAGAGAACCCTGGAGGAAGCAGGACTGAACAAGGAAATCCCCACCCTCTTCATCGCAGAGGTGGTGCTCACCTACATGGAGAACACCAG GTCAGATGCCTTGATTCAGTGGGCAGCAGAGCATTTCCCTCAGGCATGCTTCCTGGTGTATGAGCAGGTACACCCAGAGGACCCCTTTGGACATGTcatgcagcagcatttcagccagctgaacacagcactgcactCACTGGCACAGTACCCTGACTGTGAGTCACAGCAGAGGCGCTTTCTGGAGAAG GGCTGGACTGAGTGCAGTGTCATGGATATGAATGAGTTTTTCTCCCGTTGTATTCCAGAAGATGAGCAGCAAAGAGTGCAGACTCTGGAGCCTTTTGATGAGTATGAG GAATGGCATCTGAAATGTTCTCATTACTTTGTGTTGGCTGCATCAAAGGGGATGGAACCTTCCTGGACTCCTTTGTTACCCAGTGTGACAG CTCCTCGTCATGCTGGTCCTGTAGGGGTGGCAGGGAGTGTCCCTGCAGCAGTATGTGCAAGGCTCTCAGGAGTTCCTGGCCTGAGGCGTTATGGTCACCACTCTGTTCTTCTAAAACCCAACGTGATTCTGACCACGGGAGGCTTTGGGGAGGAGGATGGACAACACTGCCGCATGAGAAATTTCCATCTGCTGAGTAAGCGTGCAGGCTACTGGGAAGCTGTCTGTGTGACACAGAATATTCCTGATAAAAGATGGG GTGAGAGGTTGTACCATACTGTGTCTTGTCTCTCAGACACTCTTGCCCTTGTGGTAGGAGGACGAACATCCCCATCGAGCGCAGGCTTGGGAATGTTGTGGCTGAAATTCCCCAAAACCTGTAATGCTGGCCCAGATGATGTTGGAGTGGAGCTTGTAAGtctgcagcctgctgctgaagcagcagctttgcgTTGGAGACACAGCACAACTGAAATGACATTCAAAG GTGAGCAGTACCTGTTTGTGTATGGTGGCcgctctgctctggagcctgTGCTTGGGGATTGGTTTTTCCTGCACACTCCAGAGCTCTCCTACACTGTG ATTGCTGTTGAGGGCCCAGTCCCAGAAAGCCGCCACTCTCACAgtgcctgcagctgggaaggaggtgTGCTGATTGCAGGAggtctgggagcagctgagcagcccttggcttcagttttccttttgagGCAGCTTGAACATGGCTTACAGTGGCAGACAATAGAGACACACCCTCCTCTTGTCCCAAG GTATTCACATACTGCACATGTGCATGAAGGAAAGCTTCTCCTCGTTGGTGGAGTGTGGTTTCATGCTTCCTCTGTGCCAGGTGTCACTGTCATTGATTTAATGACTGGTCTCTGCTTGAACTATGTGATTGATGTGGTAAGTACTGAAATTGTTCTTTCAAGTCAAGCAGTGGCCTGTGAAGAACCATGGCAGCTTTATGGAGAGGTCAGATCCCAGCACAGAGAACTTATCAGTATTAAGGGAGGGAGAGATGGAATGTGCAGAAGACTGGAAcatggagctgctctgtttcAGACAAGGGGCAACAGAACTGAAATGGGCGCAAGTATAGTCACTTGA